One genomic region from Spirosoma sp. KCTC 42546 encodes:
- a CDS encoding polysaccharide lyase family 1 protein, with translation MKLHRFKLGQPLLNIYIHVLLLAAGCVIPFRSFSQSGFSKPLAFPGAEGFGKYTTGGRGGQVLVVRNLDDSGPGSFREAVTTRGPRIVVFAVSGTIALQSKILIRQGNLTIAGQSAPGDGICLKNYNLSIEANNVIIRYLRFRLGDEAKQQDDAITGLRQKKIMIDHCSMSWATDECASFYDNENFTMQWCLISESLNKSVHEKGAHGYGGIWGGLGASFHHNLIAHQNSRMPRFCGSRYHKQPQRELVDFRNNVIYNWGINNVYGGEKGNHNLVNNYYKRGPATPLNLQSRIVNPSKPYGQFYVSGNFVVGDSVISRNNLDGGIQCDEPDSAIATQPFLVESIAEQTAQQAFEQVLNKAGASYRRDATDVRIANDVRAGTASFGLQKKGIIDSQKDVGGWVTLKQEPAPTDTDADGMPDNWETNHGLDPTSPSDASQFKLDEHYTNVEVYLNSLVL, from the coding sequence ATGAAACTACACAGGTTTAAACTAGGCCAACCTCTTCTTAATATCTATATTCACGTATTGCTTCTTGCGGCTGGCTGCGTCATTCCATTTCGGTCATTCAGCCAGTCCGGATTCTCGAAACCGCTTGCCTTTCCTGGGGCCGAAGGTTTCGGCAAGTACACAACCGGCGGTCGGGGTGGGCAGGTGCTGGTTGTTCGAAACCTGGACGATAGCGGCCCCGGAAGTTTTCGGGAAGCGGTTACAACCCGAGGACCACGCATCGTTGTCTTTGCCGTATCCGGCACGATCGCGCTCCAATCGAAAATCCTCATCCGGCAGGGCAACCTGACCATTGCAGGCCAGTCGGCACCGGGCGATGGCATCTGCTTGAAAAACTACAACCTTAGCATCGAAGCCAACAACGTCATTATCCGCTACCTACGCTTCCGATTGGGTGATGAAGCGAAGCAGCAGGACGACGCCATTACGGGACTTCGGCAGAAGAAAATCATGATCGACCATTGCTCCATGAGTTGGGCAACGGACGAATGTGCGTCGTTTTACGACAACGAGAATTTCACCATGCAGTGGTGCCTGATCTCCGAGAGTTTGAACAAGTCTGTCCACGAAAAAGGCGCGCACGGCTACGGTGGCATCTGGGGTGGTCTGGGTGCTTCGTTTCACCATAACCTGATCGCTCACCAAAACAGCCGAATGCCCCGCTTCTGTGGGTCACGTTACCACAAGCAGCCCCAGCGCGAACTCGTTGATTTCCGAAACAATGTTATTTACAACTGGGGAATCAACAATGTATACGGGGGCGAAAAAGGCAACCACAATCTGGTCAACAACTATTACAAGCGCGGCCCCGCAACACCGCTCAACCTGCAAAGCCGGATTGTAAACCCATCGAAACCCTACGGTCAATTTTACGTATCCGGCAATTTTGTCGTAGGCGATTCAGTGATCAGCCGCAACAATCTCGATGGAGGAATCCAATGCGATGAGCCCGATTCAGCCATTGCCACACAGCCATTTCTGGTCGAAAGCATTGCCGAACAAACCGCACAGCAAGCCTTTGAACAAGTGCTAAACAAAGCCGGAGCCAGTTACCGGCGCGACGCCACCGATGTTCGGATCGCCAATGACGTTCGCGCGGGAACAGCTTCCTTTGGTCTACAGAAAAAAGGAATTATTGACTCCCAAAAAGATGTAGGCGGCTGGGTTACCCTCAAGCAGGAGCCTGCCCCCACCGACACTGACGCCGATGGCATGCCCGACAACTGGGAAACCAACCACGGTCTTGACCCAACTAGTCCGTCGGATGCCAGTCAGTTTAAGCTCGACGAGCACTACACGAATGTTGAGGTTTATCTGAATAGTTTAGTTTTATAG
- a CDS encoding RNA polymerase sigma factor: MNYKSLPDEMLLLYLRTGDQQAFREIYQRYWKKLYAIARHKIQSLDVVEELVQDIFLKLWERRDSLRVDKLDAYLATAVRYAIINHVKSTLVHEKYADYAYAHFTEASYATEEQLDLAELMQAVEQQLNDLPEKTRQIFRLNRLEYQSVKEISSQLKVPERTVEYHLSQAIKSLRIYLRDYLLAGFLIGLFL; this comes from the coding sequence GTGAACTATAAATCGCTCCCCGACGAAATGTTGCTACTCTATTTACGGACAGGAGATCAGCAGGCTTTTCGAGAGATTTACCAGCGTTACTGGAAAAAACTGTATGCCATTGCCAGGCATAAGATCCAATCCCTGGATGTAGTTGAAGAACTGGTGCAGGACATTTTCCTCAAATTATGGGAGCGTCGCGACTCGCTACGGGTCGATAAGTTGGATGCCTATCTGGCTACCGCTGTCCGGTATGCGATTATCAATCACGTCAAATCAACACTGGTTCACGAAAAATACGCCGACTATGCCTACGCACATTTTACCGAAGCGTCGTACGCAACCGAAGAACAGCTCGATCTGGCCGAGTTAATGCAGGCCGTTGAACAGCAATTGAACGACCTTCCCGAAAAAACCCGCCAGATATTCCGCCTGAATCGCCTTGAATATCAGTCCGTCAAAGAAATTTCTTCCCAGCTAAAAGTTCCCGAACGAACGGTTGAGTATCACCTGAGTCAGGCCATCAAATCCCTCCGCATCTATCTTCGCGACTACCTGTTAGCCGGCTTTTTGATAGGGTTATTTCTCTGA